The following proteins come from a genomic window of Gimesia chilikensis:
- a CDS encoding alkaline phosphatase D family protein, with product MKFYCLCCLLFVFGCEQSKPTTPAPVVEQGEAAPIPDEQQAGDQHAEAHKGGPLAGMGVMVGELTPDSALVQVRLTETDKLVDRDVKGTSGVVRFTLNPVAAKGGAEIKDNPQTVEAVPDHDFIARAVFTGLAPGTKYECKTEIGKTAEHLHAGPVAHFETLPGPTLAEPVKFVVVTGMNYAKFHGDDRIDKKQHLIENNTNLPQPYSGPDKHLGYPALETILKLKPLFFVGTGDNVYYDTPDNPRAKTIPEMRQKWHEQFIQPRYRDLFAEVPTYWEIDDHDYRIDDGDNTGDHHPTPQEGRDMMLEQLPVAPMGDKDAKTYRTHRVSKDLQIWLPENRMYRSPNAMEDGPEKSIWGKEQRAWLQKTLKESDATYKLLISPTPMIGPDDLRKTDNHCDIGGFRHERDDFFKWLKENGLDQQNFFIVCGDRHWQYHSVDPSGFEEFSSGALVDANSRLGRKPGDPKSTDAKGEIKQPYYQDPRSGGFLEVKVTPAGKEQPATLSFLFHDEKGKLLYQHDIPPKK from the coding sequence ATGAAATTCTACTGTCTGTGCTGTCTGTTATTTGTTTTCGGTTGTGAACAATCCAAACCTACGACACCGGCGCCGGTAGTCGAGCAGGGGGAAGCGGCTCCGATTCCCGATGAACAGCAGGCAGGCGATCAGCATGCAGAAGCGCACAAGGGAGGACCGCTGGCCGGGATGGGCGTTATGGTGGGAGAACTCACTCCAGACAGCGCACTGGTGCAAGTGCGTCTGACAGAGACTGACAAGTTGGTTGACCGGGATGTGAAAGGGACGTCGGGCGTTGTCCGCTTTACCCTGAACCCCGTCGCTGCTAAAGGGGGAGCGGAAATCAAAGACAATCCCCAGACAGTTGAAGCGGTTCCCGATCATGATTTTATCGCCCGGGCTGTTTTCACCGGGCTGGCTCCCGGAACGAAATACGAATGTAAAACAGAGATTGGCAAGACTGCCGAGCATCTACATGCTGGACCGGTGGCTCACTTTGAAACTCTGCCCGGCCCGACGCTGGCAGAACCGGTAAAGTTCGTAGTAGTAACCGGCATGAATTATGCGAAATTTCATGGCGATGACCGGATCGATAAAAAACAGCATCTGATCGAGAACAACACCAATCTTCCGCAGCCGTATTCCGGTCCCGATAAACACCTGGGGTATCCGGCACTGGAGACAATTCTGAAGCTCAAGCCGTTGTTCTTCGTCGGCACCGGGGATAACGTCTACTACGACACTCCCGACAATCCCCGTGCGAAAACAATTCCTGAAATGCGACAGAAGTGGCACGAGCAGTTCATTCAGCCCCGCTATCGCGACCTGTTCGCGGAGGTGCCGACATACTGGGAAATTGACGACCACGATTATCGTATCGACGATGGCGACAATACAGGCGATCATCACCCGACTCCCCAGGAAGGGCGGGACATGATGCTCGAACAACTGCCGGTGGCTCCTATGGGGGACAAGGATGCGAAGACGTATCGTACACATCGGGTGAGCAAAGATCTGCAAATCTGGCTGCCGGAAAACCGGATGTACCGCAGCCCGAATGCGATGGAAGATGGTCCCGAAAAATCGATCTGGGGGAAGGAGCAGAGAGCCTGGTTGCAGAAGACGCTCAAAGAGAGCGACGCGACTTATAAACTGCTGATTTCACCCACGCCGATGATCGGTCCCGATGATCTCCGTAAAACCGACAACCATTGTGATATCGGCGGCTTTCGTCATGAGCGGGATGATTTCTTCAAGTGGCTCAAGGAGAACGGCCTGGATCAGCAGAATTTCTTCATCGTCTGTGGCGATCGACACTGGCAGTATCACTCGGTCGATCCCAGCGGTTTCGAAGAGTTTTCCTCGGGCGCCCTGGTCGATGCAAACTCTCGCCTGGGCCGCAAGCCCGGCGATCCCAAGTCGACCGATGCCAAGGGGGAAATCAAACAGCCTTACTATCAGGATCCGCGTTCGGGCGGATTTCTGGAGGTGAAGGTCACGCCCGCCGGCAAAGAGCAGCCGGCGACGCTTTCCTTTCTGTTTCACGACGAGAAAGGAAAGCTGCTCTACCAGCATGACATTCCACCCAAGAAGTAG